Proteins encoded in a region of the Polyodon spathula isolate WHYD16114869_AA chromosome 41, ASM1765450v1, whole genome shotgun sequence genome:
- the LOC121305079 gene encoding rab effector Noc2-like yields MTDTIFGSGNDQWVCPNDRQLALRAKLQTGWSVHTFRTEKQRKSQSLNDNELEIILRVIKRAERLDQNEQLRIGRLVERLENMRKNVMGNGLSQCLLCGELLGFLGTPSVFCQDCTQVLG; encoded by the exons ATGACAGACACCATCTTTGGCAGTGGGAACGACCAATGGGTTTGCCCCAATGACAGACAGCTTGCACTGCGAGCCAA GCTGCAGACAGGCTGGTCTGTTCATACTTTCCGGACAGAGAAACAACGAAAGAGTCAGAGTTTAAATGACAACGAGTTGGAGATTATTCTGAGAGTCATAAAGAGAGCTGAAAGACTGGACCAGAACGAACAGCTCCGCATTGG GAGGCTAGTGGAGCGTCTTGAGAACATGAGGAAGAATGTGATGGGGAACGGCCTGTCTCAGTGCCTGCTGTGCGGGGAGCTCCTGGGTTTTCTGGGGACCCCCTCTGTGTTCTGTCAGGACTGCACCCAG GTCCTTGGctaa